The sequence AAAAGTAGCACCGCTGCAGAATCGAACCGCCTTCTCTCAACCCCCGAAAAACCGCGGCCGGCAATCCTCACCCTTGCCGGTCCGCGGTTTAGGCCTAGTCGTTTGCTCGCCCATCGAAAGACGGACAGGGGAGCCTCCTCATTTTTCGACAGACACCGGCCCTTGCTTGATGAGACTCGCCGGACGGACCCAGCCCAGCTTTTCTGAAATCCCTTCTGAGGCCTCTTTCAAGACATCGACCAGCCCCTCCCGATGCCCCCCCAGGATAGCCTCCACAGACCCGATCAACGAGACAACGGCGACGGCCCGTCCCGTGTGGTCGAGGATGGGAACCGCCAGGGCCGCGGCCCCCGAATCGACCTCCGAATCGCTCTGGCTGTACCCCTGTTCCCGGATGGCCTCGAGTTCGCGCGCGAGTGCCTTCGGGTCCGTGATGGTGTTCCGGTTCACTTTCGGGAGCCCTCTCGACCGGATCACCTCGTCCAGGAAACTCCGCTCATTGTAGGCCAGCAGCACCTTCCCCGGGGCTCCGGCATGCATCGGGAGCCTGGCGCCCCTTTTCATCGTCAGTTTGACCGGCCGTGTGCTTTCGATCGTGTCCACACAGAGTAGATCGAGGCCGTCGATCAAGGCCAAAACGACGGTTTCCTGCGTCCGCCGGGCGATCGAGACAAGATAGGGCGCGGCGATCTCCAGCAAAGAGACGTTCGCCGCCGCCAGGACCCCGAGCTTGAATATCTTCCACCCGAGACGGAATTTGCTGCTGTTTTCGTCTCTGCTGAGGATGTCGTTGCGGAGGAAAACCTTCAGGTAGTTGTAGGTGGTGCTCAACGGGATGTTCAGGCTGTTCGAGATCTCCTGTGCGGAGCGTTCGCGGGTCTCCGCATCGAAGAGGCACAGGATTCGAATGGCCTTTTCGAGCGATCCGAATACTTTGTCCGTTTCCGCAGCCATTCACAAACCTCGATAGCGCTTCTTCAGCATCCGATGGAGGATCTTTCCCGTCGCGGTCCGGGGCATCTCCTCCTCCCCGATGAAGTCGATGCTCTTGGGCCGCTTGTAGCCGGCGATCCGCCCCCGGGTGAAATCCATCAATTCCTGCGCCAAAGCCGGGCTCGGCCAATGGCCTTCCCGCAGCACGACGACAGCCTTGATGGCTTCGCCCCACTTCTCGTCGGGCACCCCGACCACGGCGGCCTCCCGCACCGCAGGATGCCCCTTGAGGACGACCTCCACCTCGGATGGATAGACATTTTCACCCCCCGTGATGATCATGTTCGCCTTCCGGTCCACCAGGGTGTAATAGCCGTCCTCATCCCGCCGCGCCATGTCCCCTGCGGAGAACCACTCTCCCTCGAAGACCTCCCTGGTCTTCTCCGGGTCCTTCAGGTATTCCTTGAAGACGCAGGGCGCCCGGTAGAACAGCTCGCCGACCTCCCCCTCCGGGACCTCGTTCCGATTCTCGTCGAGCAGTCTGATGCGGTCGCTCCCGAAGACCTCTTTGCCGATCGAACCGAGTTTCCGGAACTGGTCCTCCGGCCGAAGCAAGGTCCCCAGCCCGCCTTCCGTACTTCCATAGGCCTCCCACAACTCCGCGTTCCGGAAGTAGTCCATGATGGCGAGCTTAAGCTCTTTCGAGGCCGGCGCGGAAGAAATGAGCAGCTGCCGGATCGAGGAGACGTCTTTGCCCCTCCGCGTCTCTTCCGGCAGGCTCAGGATCATCTGGTAGTGGGTGGGGACGAGCGAGGTGTAGGTGATCCGGTATCGGGCGATCGTCGTCAGGAGGTCTTCCGGAATGAAGCTGGCCCTGTTGTAGATGAACACGGGCGCGGTCACGAGGGTATAGGGAAAGGAGTACTGGATCGAATTGACGTGGCACATGGGCATCACGAGCATCGCCTTGTCGGTCGGACGCACCCCCATGTTGATGTTGCTGAGGAGATAATGGGCGATGTGGCTCTCATGGGTGCGGACCACACCCTTCGGCCGGCCGGTCGTCCCCGATGTGTACATGACATTCCAGACATCGTCCCCGGATACGCGCCGGCCCGGCTCCTCCGGCGATGCACCGGCCAGGAGTTCCTCGTAGCCGACGTACCCGTCGGGCACGGGGTCCTCACCCAGATAGACGAAGGCCCCCTGCGGAATCTTCAGCCGGTCCCGGATGCCGTCGATCAGCGCGACGAAAGGCGCTTCGACCACCAGCCCGCGGCACTCCGCGTGGTTGACGATGTACTCGATCTCCGGCGCGGCCAGCCGGAACATGAGCGGCACCACCACCTGGCCGCCCTTGGCGCACCCGGCGTAGATGTCCATCCATTCCCCGCGGTTGTAGGCGATGACGCCGAAGGCGTCCTTGTACCCGACGCCCAGACGCTTCAGGCCGTCGGCGAAGCGGCAGGCGCGGTCATTCCAGGCCGCGAACGTGAACTCCCTCGCCTTGTCCTGCCATCCCAGTTTACCGGGATCCCGGAGCGCGTTCATCCGGAGGATGTCGCCCACGTGGATCCAACTGCTTCGGCTCATAATCAACGTCCCTTCCACCGAAACCTCAAAACGGTTTTCTCTAAGGGCGGACCGCCGCCCGGGAGACAACAAGGTGTCGAGCGGCGGCACCGGCGCTTCCAGATCTTCGATGCCCCGGCGGTTCAACGCCGCAGGTAACGGTCCTCCATGGCCCTGACGAGGTTTGCCATCGTCGCGTAACACGGTGTGGGAACGCCGGTCTCCTTCCCGTATTCGACGACCTTCCCGCCCAGGAAGTCGATCTCGGTCCGGGTCTTGTTGGCGATGTCGACGCACATGGAATCCTTATGCACCCCCACCTTTTCGAGATACCCCAGAGCCTGGGTCAGATAGTCCTCCCCGAGATCGTAGCCCTTGGCCTTGGCGACGGCCAGGACCTCCTGAAAGCAACATTCGGCGATCTCTCGGGTGGGGGGGAATTCGAGGGCGTCCTTGATGGTCCGGTCCGTCACGGCGCAGATGGAGGCCATGGTGCACTTCATGATCATCTTCTTCCACACGAAGAGCTTGATGTCGTCGACGCACTCCGTATCGAGTCCGCCGGCGGAGAGGTGCTCCGCCAGGCGCTGGCCGAAGCCCCGATTTTCGGGGACGAGGGCCCCCAGGTGGTTCGGACGGTTGAAAAAGGCCGTTTCGACCGCGGTCGGACCCTTCAGGGCGACCCCGAAATTGAGGGACATCCGGAAGGCCGCCTCGGGGCCGAAGGCCTCGGCGATGAGGTCCTCGGTCCCCAAACCATTGTGCGTGCTGACGATCCTGGTCCCCTCCTGGAACACGCCCTTCAACTCCTCCAGGACCTGCGGGAGATGAAAGGTCTTGGTGGCGACGAAGATGCAGTTCGGGCGGTGCTCCCTGCACTTTTCGATGCGGTCGAAAAATCGGCGGACAGGGACCTGATAATCGAGCTGCCCCGTAATACGGATGCCGCCTTTTTCCAATTCCTCCCTCAATCCAGGCCTGGGATCCACCAGAATCGTATTTGGATCCCGGCTGAGCAGGGCCGCCGCCAGAACGGCGCCCGTCGCCCCGATACCCACTACGGCGATTCTAAGGTCATCCATACATGTTCCCCCTTTCGTCAATCCATTTTGAACGCTTCCTTCGCACCAGAGTACTTCTCCCTGAGAACCGTTTTCAGGAGTTTGCCAGTCGGGTTCCGGGGAACCTGGTCGAAGGCCACCTTTCGCGGCACTTTGTAGATTGCCAGCCTCGACTTGCAGAAGGCGATGATCTCCTCTGCGCCGACCATCCTCCCCTCTTTCAGCTGAACCACGGCCATGACGATCTCGACGAACCGCTCGTCCGGATAACCAATCACCGCCACGTCATCGACGTCCGGATGCTCGTGCAGGACCTCTTCGATCTCCACCGGATAGATGTTTTCCCCGCCGCTGGTGATCATGTCCTTTTTCCGATC is a genomic window of Desulfatiglans anilini DSM 4660 containing:
- a CDS encoding IclR family transcriptional regulator, producing MAAETDKVFGSLEKAIRILCLFDAETRERSAQEISNSLNIPLSTTYNYLKVFLRNDILSRDENSSKFRLGWKIFKLGVLAAANVSLLEIAAPYLVSIARRTQETVVLALIDGLDLLCVDTIESTRPVKLTMKRGARLPMHAGAPGKVLLAYNERSFLDEVIRSRGLPKVNRNTITDPKALARELEAIREQGYSQSDSEVDSGAAALAVPILDHTGRAVAVVSLIGSVEAILGGHREGLVDVLKEASEGISEKLGWVRPASLIKQGPVSVEK
- a CDS encoding ketopantoate reductase family protein, which gives rise to MDDLRIAVVGIGATGAVLAAALLSRDPNTILVDPRPGLREELEKGGIRITGQLDYQVPVRRFFDRIEKCREHRPNCIFVATKTFHLPQVLEELKGVFQEGTRIVSTHNGLGTEDLIAEAFGPEAAFRMSLNFGVALKGPTAVETAFFNRPNHLGALVPENRGFGQRLAEHLSAGGLDTECVDDIKLFVWKKMIMKCTMASICAVTDRTIKDALEFPPTREIAECCFQEVLAVAKAKGYDLGEDYLTQALGYLEKVGVHKDSMCVDIANKTRTEIDFLGGKVVEYGKETGVPTPCYATMANLVRAMEDRYLRR
- a CDS encoding AMP-binding protein, with translation MSRSSWIHVGDILRMNALRDPGKLGWQDKAREFTFAAWNDRACRFADGLKRLGVGYKDAFGVIAYNRGEWMDIYAGCAKGGQVVVPLMFRLAAPEIEYIVNHAECRGLVVEAPFVALIDGIRDRLKIPQGAFVYLGEDPVPDGYVGYEELLAGASPEEPGRRVSGDDVWNVMYTSGTTGRPKGVVRTHESHIAHYLLSNINMGVRPTDKAMLVMPMCHVNSIQYSFPYTLVTAPVFIYNRASFIPEDLLTTIARYRITYTSLVPTHYQMILSLPEETRRGKDVSSIRQLLISSAPASKELKLAIMDYFRNAELWEAYGSTEGGLGTLLRPEDQFRKLGSIGKEVFGSDRIRLLDENRNEVPEGEVGELFYRAPCVFKEYLKDPEKTREVFEGEWFSAGDMARRDEDGYYTLVDRKANMIITGGENVYPSEVEVVLKGHPAVREAAVVGVPDEKWGEAIKAVVVLREGHWPSPALAQELMDFTRGRIAGYKRPKSIDFIGEEEMPRTATGKILHRMLKKRYRGL